Proteins encoded by one window of Longimicrobiaceae bacterium:
- the rplX gene encoding 50S ribosomal protein L24 produces MKIRKGDRVKVIRGNHKDSEGTVLSVDPEKNRVVIQGVNIRKRHRKPSQTDPEGGIVSFEAPVHASNVMLVDSDGTPTRVRSVKGEDGKRERVSVRSGKIIPKA; encoded by the coding sequence ATGAAGATCCGCAAGGGCGACCGCGTGAAGGTGATCCGCGGGAACCACAAGGACAGCGAAGGCACCGTCCTTTCCGTCGACCCGGAGAAGAACCGAGTCGTCATCCAGGGCGTGAACATCCGCAAGCGCCACCGCAAGCCGAGCCAGACCGACCCCGAGGGCGGGATCGTCTCGTTCGAGGCGCCGGTGCACGCGTCGAACGTGATGCTGGTGGACTCCGACGGCACGCCCACCCGCGTGCGCTCGGTGAAGGGCGAGGACGGCAAGCGCGAGCGCGTGTCGGTCCGCTCCGGCAAGATCATTCCCAAGGCCTGA
- the rplE gene encoding 50S ribosomal protein L5, translating to MAETAAKAKPRLQSYYENTVRAKLQDEFGFSTPMLVPRLDKIVVNVGLGEAQKNPKLLDAVVGELGQITGQKAVVTRAKKAISNFGLRENSPVGCTVTLRRERMYEFFDRLINVAMPRIRDFRGVPGRSFDGRGNYTMGVKEQLIFPEIEYEKVDKIHGMDITFVTSTDRDDLALALLREMGMPFRDQAPVIVEA from the coding sequence ATGGCAGAGACCGCCGCGAAGGCCAAGCCGCGCCTTCAGTCGTACTACGAGAATACCGTCCGCGCCAAGCTGCAGGACGAGTTCGGCTTCAGCACCCCCATGCTCGTTCCCCGCCTCGACAAGATCGTGGTGAACGTCGGGCTCGGCGAGGCGCAGAAGAACCCCAAGCTGCTCGACGCCGTGGTGGGCGAGCTGGGCCAGATCACCGGCCAGAAGGCCGTGGTCACCCGCGCCAAGAAGGCGATCTCGAACTTCGGCCTGCGCGAGAACTCGCCGGTGGGCTGCACGGTCACGCTGCGCCGCGAGCGCATGTACGAGTTCTTCGACCGCCTGATCAACGTGGCGATGCCGCGCATCCGCGACTTCCGCGGCGTGCCGGGACGCTCGTTCGACGGCCGGGGCAACTACACGATGGGCGTGAAGGAGCAGCTCATCTTCCCGGAGATCGAGTACGAGAAGGTGGACAAGATCCACGGCATGGACATCACCTTCGTGACCTCGACCGACCGCGACGACCTGGCGCTCGCGCTGCT